A window of Candidatus Deferrimicrobiaceae bacterium contains these coding sequences:
- a CDS encoding SDR family oxidoreductase translates to MTSTLSRGAGRTALVTGASSGIGAVYARRLASGGYDLVLVARRIERLEQLADELETSHGVEAEVLAADLTEDADLRKVEERITRAGDLEFLVNNAGFGTRGLFFQVDAKGQDRMHRLHVLAAVRLSHAALAGMVARGKGNLVNVSSVAAFAQSPGNAGYCATKAWMNSFTEGLYLDLAAIGSLVKVQALCPGYTLTEFHDALGIGRDHVPAGWWTSAEDVVAASLRGLARGKLFVVPGWRYKFYVFLLKALPGFVVRSLALRLQGKYRR, encoded by the coding sequence GTGACGAGCACGTTGTCGAGGGGCGCCGGACGGACCGCGCTGGTGACGGGCGCATCCAGCGGAATCGGGGCGGTTTATGCCAGGCGTCTCGCCTCCGGGGGCTATGATCTGGTTCTGGTCGCCCGCAGGATAGAAAGGCTTGAGCAGCTTGCGGACGAGCTGGAGACGAGCCACGGGGTAGAGGCGGAGGTCCTGGCGGCGGACCTGACCGAGGACGCCGATCTCCGGAAGGTGGAGGAGCGAATCACCCGCGCCGGGGACCTGGAGTTCCTCGTGAACAACGCGGGCTTTGGCACGCGGGGCCTGTTTTTCCAGGTCGACGCGAAGGGACAGGACCGGATGCACCGCCTCCACGTGCTGGCCGCCGTGCGGCTGAGCCACGCAGCGCTTGCCGGGATGGTCGCCCGCGGAAAAGGGAACCTGGTGAACGTCTCTTCGGTGGCCGCCTTCGCACAGAGTCCCGGCAACGCCGGCTACTGCGCCACCAAGGCGTGGATGAACAGTTTCACGGAAGGGCTGTATCTTGATCTTGCCGCCATCGGGTCGCTCGTCAAGGTGCAGGCGCTCTGTCCGGGCTACACCCTCACGGAATTCCATGACGCTTTGGGGATCGGAAGGGATCATGTTCCCGCGGGCTGGTGGACATCCGCGGAGGATGTCGTGGCCGCCTCCCTGCGGGGCCTCGCGCGCGGAAAACTGTTCGTCGTGCCCGGCTGGCGTTACAAGTTCTACGTGTTCCTGTTGAAGGCGCTCCCCGGATTCGTCGTCCGCTCCCTGGCGCTCCGGCTCCAGGGGAAGTATCGCCGGTAA
- a CDS encoding HepT-like ribonuclease domain-containing protein gives MVGMRNRLIHGYDWVDYDVLWQIVARDLPPLIARLEKILSSEDAG, from the coding sequence ATCGTGGGAATGCGGAATCGGCTCATCCACGGGTATGATTGGGTCGATTACGACGTCCTCTGGCAGATCGTGGCCCGGGACCTTCCCCCTCTCATCGCAAGGCTCGAGAAGATTCTGTCCTCGGAAGACGCTGGATAA